The Macellibacteroides fermentans genome includes the window TGCCCAGAATATTCCGTAGGTGTATACAACGAAAACCAGGGTTTGCAGTATCAGTGTGCTGGCCGGTGCACTGGCAAGTGCATCAGAAGGTGATTGCAGGTAGAACAAGGGGGTAGCATCCAGCCGGAATCCCCAGTAAGGATACAAGGCAATGTCCACCACAAAGATGAGTGAGATGATACACGCAACGATAAAAAAGTATCCTTTAAGAATAAAAGTAATATATCTGCCGGGTATCCATACCGAAAGAAGTGTGAGTAACAAGGGTATAACTGTAAGGTAGCCGGCTACGGTGGCATCCAGCTGCAGTCCGTGAACCATTACCTGCAGATAATCCGAAATACTTAATCCCCCTCCGGAGGCATGGTTATACAACATAAATACTGGCTTTTGCAAAGCAAAGACCAGTATAAATGTTATGAAGCAGGCAAAAAGAAATAATACTCTCTTTTTCATTGCTATGTTTTTATTGAATTATCTGTACATCCTTTGTTTCATCTCTGCCACAATCGGGTCGGTGATGTAATCGTCGTAATCCATTATCTTGTCGATGATACCGTTAGGTGTAAGTTCAATTACACGATTGGCAACCGTCTGGATAAATTCGTGGTCATGACTTGAAAAGAGGATATTTCCTTTGAACGCCTTCAACGTATTGTTAAATGCCTGAATAGATTCCAAGTCAAGGTGGTTTGTAGGAGAATCCAGAATCATGGTGTTGGCGTTCTTAAGCATCATACGTGAGATCATACAACGCATCTTTTCGCCTCCCGAAAGCACGCTTGCTTTTTTAAGCACCTCTTCGCCGGAGAACAGCATCTTACCAAGGAATCCTTTCAGGTATACCTCGTTGGTGTCTTCTGCGAACTGCGAAAGCCACTCGATCAGATTCATATCCGTATTGAAGTACTGCGTGTTTTCCAGCGGAAGATAGGCTGTCGTAATGGTTTGTCCCCATTCGAAAGAGCCTTCGTAGTCATTGTCTTCGTCGTTTATGATGTTGAACAATGCCGTCATGGCACGCGGGTCGCGGCTGATAAATACTATCTTATCATCTTTTTCCACATTGAAGTTCACGTCCTTGAACAGTACAGTTCCTTCGATGGATTTAGATAATCCCTTTACCTCGAGGATACGGTTGCCCGGTTCGCGCGAAGGGGTGAAAATAATACCCGGATAACGACGTGAGGAAGCCTGAATCTCTTCGATATTCAGCTTCTCGATCATCTTCTTACGGCTGGTTGTCTGCTTTGACTTAGCCACGTTGGCACTGAAGCGGCGGATAAACTCTTCGAGTTCCTTTTTCTTTTCTTCGGCCTTCTTGTTCTGTTGCTGTTGCTGACGGAGAGCAAGCTGACTGGATTCGTACCAGAAGCTGTAGTTGCCGGCAAACTGTTTTACTTTACCAAAGTCGATATCCACCGTATGAGTACAAACCGAGTCAAGGAAGTGACGGTCGTGCGATACCACCAGCACCGTGTTTTCAAAGTCGGCAAGGTAATGTTCAAGCCAGCTTACTGTTTCGAGGTCGAGGTCGTTGGTAGGCTCATCCAGCAAGAGGTTGTCCGGTTTACCAAACAGGGCTCTGGCAAGTAATACGCGCACCTTCTGGTTACCGCTCAGGTCTCTCATCATACTGTAATGTATGTCTTCGCTGATGCCCAGTCCGCTTAATAAATTGGCTGCGTCGCTTTCTGCATTCCAACCTTCCATCTCGGCAAACTTTTCTTCAAGTTCGGAAACACGTATCCCGTCGGCATCCGAAAAATCGGGCTTTTCGTATAACGCATTCTTTTCCTTAATGATATCCCAAAGCACCGTGTGCCCCATGATAACTGTATCCAGTACTGTAAATTCGTCGAAGGCGAAGTGATCCTGACTCAGCACGGAGAGGCGTTCGCCCGGACCTAATGAGATGGATCCCCGCGTGGGGTCAAGCTGACCGCTTATAATGCGGAGAAGCGTAGATTTTCCGGCACCGTTGGCACCAATGATGCCGTAGCAGTTACCCGGTGTGAACTTTAAATTGACGTCTTGAAACAACGCACGTTTTCCGAATTGAAGATCCAGATTGTTAACCGTAATCATATCTTTGTATACCTATTAATTTGCAATTGAGACCGCAAAGGTAGTAAAAATTAGAAGCATGGACAAAAAATAGATTGCCGAACAAAAGATATGCAGCATTTATACTTGTGTTTTCGTCTTATTTGTATAAAGAGAAAAAATGATTACAACCGAGAGGAAAAGTTTTTACGTTAAATAGTATGTAATTTCTATTTTGTGTTATAATACTGATTATATTTGTATTTTAATGTAGTACATACTTTTATGAGGACTTTAAATTAAACCTTGACCGGGTAAAAGTAGTCTAAATTGTAATAATAAAATGTTGAGGAGGATAAATTATGAAACCCATTAAACTGACATCTTTGCTTCTTATGCTTCTGGTAGCTTCAACGGCTTTCGGACAGGAAGTTTTTTATGATGATGTATACTTCTCCGGTAAAAAGGAAAAAAAGGAACAAAAGGAGGAGAAAAAGGTTGTTGAACCCCAAAAACAAACTCAGCGTACTGCAACTGCAGCTCAAATGAACGCATCAACCAATGCAAAAGCAGCATCTTCTCTTTCTGATGACGAGATTGATGCCTACAACCGTCGTTATTCTAATGGAAGCGAAGAATATGCCAATGCAGAAGAGGGTGCTTATGCAGCTGAAGATTCGGTTAAAGTCAATGAACGTCGTTCGGATACAGAATATTCTGAAAGAATTATCCGTTATCATTCACCCAGCAAGGTAACAATTGCCGGTGCTGATAATGTAAATATTTTCCTTAGTGACGGATATTACGGCTACGATTACGAAACAGAATACGCCGACGGAGGTTCAAGTGTGAACTTTAATATTAATATCGGCAATTCCTGGGGATGGAGATCTCCCTGGTATAGTTGGTATTCTTCCTGGTACGATCCATGGTATTACAGCCCTTGGGGATACAGTTCATGGTATGGACCTTCTTGGGGATGGGGTGGATTCTACAGCCCGTGGTATTATAGCTCATGGTATGGCCCGTCATGGGGTTGGGGTGGTTATTACGGAGGTTATTATGGAGGCTACTACGGACACCACCATTATTGGGGAGGAAGTTACGGACATGCCTATTATTCATCTCCTTACCAGCACATGCCAAATGGCCGTTCGGCTATTGGACGCAACGTAAATGGTCGCTCAAGCAGATCTTCCGTAGGTGGAACCGATATGAGCCTGCGCAGTTCAAACCGTAGCACAAGTGTGATGCGTAGTTCAAGAAGCGGAGCTTCGTCTGTTCGCAGTTCGTCTATCATCGATCGTTCGGATGTGGTTGGCAGCAGCCGTTCAAGCCGTTCGTCTTCCGTACGTTCTTCCGAAGGAACATCAACCCGCAGCAGTATGAACTCGGGTGGCTCGGTTATCCGTCGTTCGGAAGCCCCGTCAACACGTACCCGGACTATACGCAGCGAATCTTCAGACTATAGCTCAAGCAGACAGCAGTATACTCCGTCCAGAAGCAGCAGTTCACGGTCATCTTATTCCGGTCAGCCGGCAACCCGCAGCAGCCAGAGTTATTCTTCTCCATCCGGCAGCAGCTCTCGCAGCAGCAGTTCATACAGCTCGCCTTCAAGCAGCAGTAGCAGCCGTTCCAGTGGAGTAAGCAGTGGCGGCGGAAGCAGTAGCAGCAGTAGTGGAGGTAGCAGCCGTTCAAGTGGCGGCGGTGGCAGACGCTAATATTGCAACTTGTGTTTGAAGAGAGTATATTCAAGAAAATTGTTGATATAAAACTTTACGTGATGAAAAAAATAGTTTGCTTAGTTGCATCTGTATTGTTCCTTTCTGGAGCGTCTGCATTTGCGCAGGGAGAGATGGATGCCTATAAATATTCTCTGGGAGATCTTAATGGAACCGCCCGTTACCTGGGTATGGGCGGTGCATTCGGTGCTCTGGGAGGGGATGCCTCTGCCATGAGCTCCAACCCGGCTGGTCTGGGTATATATCGTAGTTCGGAAGTTGTAGGTACACTTAGCCTCTCATCGATTGATACTAAATCGAATTGGAATGGCAATGTTTCAAAAGACGATAAGTCGAAACTTAGCTTTGATAATTTTTCGTATGTAGGTTATTTCCCTACGGCCAACGAGTCAGGGATTATGAGCTGGAACATCGGACTATCATACAACCGTTTGAAAAATTTCAATCGTAATTACCGGTTGTCCGGCTCACAGGCTTATTCTTTGGCCGATTATGCAGCTGATATTTCATATGGGATTCATGAAAATGACCTTATTTATGTAAAAGATTCGTACGATCCTTATAATAATCCTAATAATCCATGGATGTCTGTATTAGGATATGAAGCTGGTTATTTCGGATCTTTTCCTACTGACCGGAGTAATTATCATTCGGGTTTTGGAACAATGGATGCAACAGGTACTATATGGTATGCAGACAGTCCCCAGAACACGACTTTGAATGTGTCTGAAAAGGGTGCTGTAGATCAGTATAACTTTGCATTTGCAACGAATATTTCCAACAGTGTCTTTTTAGGTGCTACTTTAGCTGTTACAGACATTAATTATAGTATATCTTCTATATACGACGAGCGTTTTGAAGGAGGCGATTATCTTTATCTGGATAATGGTTTGACTACAGAAGGTACCGGATATTCTTTTAATCTGGGTGCCATTGTAAGACCGGTCGACTTCCTTCGTATGGGGGTTGCCTATAATTCTCCAACGTGGTATAAGATGACCGACTATTTCCATGCAGAAGCCGGAACGGACATTGCTCAGTATAATCCTTCCAAAATGGATGCTTCAACACCCGATAAGGTTTATGCCGACTATAAACTTCGTACTCCCGACAAATGGATTTTTAGTGCGGCTGCTGTAATTGGTCAGTACGGACTGTTAAGCGTGGATTATGAGTTGACAAACTTTAAAGGAATGCGTTTGAAGGATGTGAATGACAGAGAGATGGATGCCAACAATTTTATTAAGGAAGATTTTGGTACCAGCGGTCTGTTAAAGGTGGGGGGCGAATTTAAAGTAACTCCTCAGTTTGCTGTAAGAGCAGGTGCCGGCTGGCAATCCAGCCCGGTTAAGACTGCCCTTAAGAACGGAGATGTAGAGGTTATTACTGCAGGTACGCTTCCTCACTATACAGTGGATAAGGGATCTGATTATATTACAGTTGGTTTGGGTTATCGTTTTACTCCAAACTTCTATGCAGACCTGGCCTGTGTTTATAAGACATATAAGGAAGATGCATTTACTTTCTCAAGAACATTCCTGGATAATGGAGATATAATGGTAGATTCAGATGCAATTTCTCTTAAAACAAATACAACACGCGTAGCTCTTACACTAGGATATAAGTTCTGATAAAAAGGGTTTCGTTGTCTAATGTCCCCTATTCGTACAAGAAAGGTACGGGTAGGGGACAATTCTTTTTTTTTTACATAATAAATGTTTGTGAGTCTTAAGTAATCTTAGTTTATTTGTACTAAATAATATTGTTAAACTTTAAACCCCTACTGCCTATTGCATATCATTACTCCATAAAATTAAAAACATATAAGTAATGAACAGATTTGAATCGATGACCGACGAAATGTTGGTTATGATGTATGCACAAGGCACTAATGCTGCATTCGATACACTATTGAACCGCTACAAAAGCAGTATTCATTCGTATATTTATTTTATCGTACGTAATCGTGAACTTGCAGAGGATATCTTTCAGGAAACCTTTGTGAAGGTTATCATAACGATCAAACAGGGACGATATACCGATAACGGAAAGTTCAAGGCATGGATCACCCGCATTGCGCATAATCTGATTATAGACTATTTCCGTCAGGAGCGGGCAGAGAATACCATATCCAATGATGATGTTGAGGTAGATTTGTTTAATAACAGCAAGCTTTGCGACTGCACTATCGAAGATAAGATGATCCGGACACAGGTATTGTCGGATGTGAAAAAGCTTATTAAACATTTGCCGGATAACCAACGTGAAGTTTTGGAAATGCGCTATTATCAGGATTTAAGTTTTAAAGAAATTGCAGATCTTACCGGAGTAAGCATCAATACGGCTTTGGGACGTATGCGCTACGCAATTTTGAATATGCGCAAACTAGCCGAAGATCATAATATGGAGCTTTCGTTGGTGTAAAAAATATTAAAAAGTGTATTTCATGCAATATGTGTAAAGGCATGTCGTTATTAGTGTGAATATATTAATAATGATGCCTATGAAAATTATTTCTACACAAAGCAATCAGGAATTCACAACGATCCGTATACCGGAACTTACAACCGAGGTTGTTTCAGAGCCTTCTGTCGATACGTTGACTTTATTATGCCAGTTGGCGCGTATAATGTTTGTGGCTCCGGTCAAGACAGCAGACAAATGTGTTGTTTTTATGAATTAAATTCCTTTTTGTCTATCTTTGCAAAAAACAAAAGGAATTTATGAATCATAAAATTGCACCATCTTTACTTTCTGCCGATTTTTTGAATCTGCAGCGTGATGTGGAGATGATAAATAACAGCGACGCCGATTGGTTGCACCTGGATATTATGGACGGTGTATTCGTTCCTAATATCTCTTTTGGTTTTCCTGTATTAAATGCTCTGAAGGATGTTTGTAAAAAACCGATGGATGTGCATTTAATGATTGTTGAACCACAGAAGTTTATTAACGAGGTGGCAGCTACAGGTGCATATATGATGAATGTACATTACGAGGCCTGTACACATCTTCACCGAACCATTACTGCTATCAGGGAGGCCGGAATGAAAGCCGGAGTTACTCTTAATCCCCATACACCTGTATCCTTACTTGAAGATATAATTCAGGAACTGGATATGGTATTGCTTATGTCTGTTAATCCCGGTTATGGAGGACAGCGCTTTATTGAGCATTCGGTAGAAAAGGTGAAAGAGCTAAAAAAACTGGTTGACCGTAAAGGGTTGTCAACTTTGATTGAAGTGGACGGTGGTGTGAATGCCGAAACCGGAAAACGTCTGGTTGATGCGGGAGCCGATGTGTTGGTAGCAGGTAATTATGTTTTTAAATCGCCCGATCCGGTCGAAACTATCCGGCAACTCAAGGCAATATAAATAGCAATGATAAATGAAATCAGAAAGCGGCCTTTTACGAGGCCGCTTTTTTTATTGTTAACCGGAATCTTACTTCAAATCTATCTTCCATCCTCCATCTTTACCTGGACGTTGCTGATTGTGGGAGTGGGTGGTATGCTGGTCGCCATGCACCCCAAAGTCAAACCTTTATACAAATATAAATGGGTGTGGGGAGCTGCTTTCTCTTCACTGTTGCTTTTCCTTGCGATGCAAAACATGAAGTTTCATGAAGATAGGCTAAGATGGAATTTTCCAACAGAAAAAAGAATACAGGTGTGGGCTCAGCTTGAGGATTCTCCGGTCGAGAAGAATAAATCCATCCTGTGCGAGATGAAGTTACTCTCTTCCCCAGCCGATCAAAAGCGCATAATGGACCGGCGTGTTCAGGTTTATTTTCCGAAAGACACTCTAATATCTTCTCTTTTACCAGGCGAAAAGCTTCTTTTAAATATGCGGTTTACTCCCGTTGGTCAGCGAAACGAGCCACAGGGTTATTTGCATTACCTTCGTTCTAACGGAATTGTGGCCACCGGTTACTGTGCCGATTATGCGATTATTGGTGATTTGGAAGAGAGCTCGTTATCGCTAAAGCATAAAGCATTGCGTTTTCGGCAGCGTTTGGCCGACCAGATCAATCAGTTGTCGCTTCCTCAAACGGCAAAATCAACGTTGGCAGCACTCACTTTTGGTCACCGGGCTACCCTGGATAAAGAGATCCTGAAGGATTTTTCTACGACGGGAGTAATGCATATTATCTCGGTAAGCGGTTTCCATGTAGCAATTTTCTGTACATTTATCTCTTTTATGCTGTCAGCCTTTCCCAATACGGTCGGATTTCGTCTGATTCGGTTTCTGTTCACCATAACGTTCCTTTGGGGATTTGTATATGTGTCGGGTTTGTCGGCACCGGCAGTAAGAGCCGGACTTATGCTCACGTTCTTTCTTGTTGGCCGATTAATTTCCAGGCGTGCCGATAGTTACAATATATTGGCTGCTTCGGCTTTTCTTATGCTTGTGTACAATCCCTGGTTTCTATTTGATGCCGGATTTCAGTTAAGTTATATTGCGGTTTTCTTTATTTTGTATTTGCAGCCTAGGTTAAACAGTCTGCTCACTATCCGAAATCCCTTGCTTGCGGCTCCAAGAGACTGGACATCCGTTACATTGGCTGCTCAAGCGGGTACAACTCCGCTGTGTTTATATGTATTTGGTAAGTTTTCATTGGTATTTTTATTTACCAATCTTCCCCTTGCCGCTTTATCCACATTGTTGATCCCATTAACTGTGGCATGGTCGTTGGTTTCTGTTGGCTTGGGATATCCTGTATGGGGACAGGAAATCATCGAGCTTTTATGCAGATGGATACTTTGGATTGTAAAGTCTTTTGGCAGAATACCAGGAGCATCCGTGAGTTTTTCAATTGGATTTTGGGAGATGCTGGTCAGCTACGGCAGTATCGGTTTTTTCCTTTATTACCTGCAACGCCGTGCTCCATATGCTCTGCTGGTGGCACTTGGCTGTTTACTAATTGTATTTGTATTAATGCTAAAAGCCCGATTCGTATACGCTGGTCCATAAAAAAGTAGTACCTTTGCCCTAGTAAAAACAAAACTCTATGATTACAAAAATCATTCACGAAGACAAGATACAGAAAGCTCATAAATATATAGAAAAAGGAGAGAGCTTTGTAATAGTAACCCATGTTTCACCCGATGGAGATGCGATAGGATCTGCTCTTGGATTGTTCCATTTCCTTAATGCCTATGGGAAAGAGAATGTTTCGGTGATTGTTCCCAATGATTATCCCAATTTTTTGAAGTGGATGCCGGGAACCAAGGATGTAACAATTTACGAGAAGTATCCCGAATTTTCTGAACAGTTGATCAGTGATGCGGATGTGATATTTTGTCTCGACTTTAACGATCCCAAACGAATTGAGAAACTGGCAGACCCGGTATTGAAGTCGGAAGCCCGTAAGGTGTTGATCGACCATCACCTGCATCCGGTTGAGTTTTGTAACGTAACGATGTCTTACCCCAACATTTCATCAACCAGCGAAATGGTATTCAGGTTTATCTGCCGCATGGGCTTGTTCGACCTGATTGATAAAAACGCAGCCGAATGTATCTATACAGGGATGATGACCGATACCGGAGCATTTACCTATAATTCCAATCACCCGGAAATATATACCATAATCGGTGAGCTGATAAAATTAGGCATAGATAAGGATTTGATCTATCGACGTATTAATCAGGTTTATTCTGAAGGACGTTTACGTTTGATGGGCTATGTGCTGTATGAG containing:
- a CDS encoding ABC-F family ATP-binding cassette domain-containing protein is translated as MITVNNLDLQFGKRALFQDVNLKFTPGNCYGIIGANGAGKSTLLRIISGQLDPTRGSISLGPGERLSVLSQDHFAFDEFTVLDTVIMGHTVLWDIIKEKNALYEKPDFSDADGIRVSELEEKFAEMEGWNAESDAANLLSGLGISEDIHYSMMRDLSGNQKVRVLLARALFGKPDNLLLDEPTNDLDLETVSWLEHYLADFENTVLVVSHDRHFLDSVCTHTVDIDFGKVKQFAGNYSFWYESSQLALRQQQQQNKKAEEKKKELEEFIRRFSANVAKSKQTTSRKKMIEKLNIEEIQASSRRYPGIIFTPSREPGNRILEVKGLSKSIEGTVLFKDVNFNVEKDDKIVFISRDPRAMTALFNIINDEDNDYEGSFEWGQTITTAYLPLENTQYFNTDMNLIEWLSQFAEDTNEVYLKGFLGKMLFSGEEVLKKASVLSGGEKMRCMISRMMLKNANTMILDSPTNHLDLESIQAFNNTLKAFKGNILFSSHDHEFIQTVANRVIELTPNGIIDKIMDYDDYITDPIVAEMKQRMYR
- a CDS encoding RNA polymerase sigma factor, giving the protein MNRFESMTDEMLVMMYAQGTNAAFDTLLNRYKSSIHSYIYFIVRNRELAEDIFQETFVKVIITIKQGRYTDNGKFKAWITRIAHNLIIDYFRQERAENTISNDDVEVDLFNNSKLCDCTIEDKMIRTQVLSDVKKLIKHLPDNQREVLEMRYYQDLSFKEIADLTGVSINTALGRMRYAILNMRKLAEDHNMELSLV
- a CDS encoding ComEC/Rec2 family competence protein; this translates as MINEIRKRPFTRPLFLLLTGILLQIYLPSSIFTWTLLIVGVGGMLVAMHPKVKPLYKYKWVWGAAFSSLLLFLAMQNMKFHEDRLRWNFPTEKRIQVWAQLEDSPVEKNKSILCEMKLLSSPADQKRIMDRRVQVYFPKDTLISSLLPGEKLLLNMRFTPVGQRNEPQGYLHYLRSNGIVATGYCADYAIIGDLEESSLSLKHKALRFRQRLADQINQLSLPQTAKSTLAALTFGHRATLDKEILKDFSTTGVMHIISVSGFHVAIFCTFISFMLSAFPNTVGFRLIRFLFTITFLWGFVYVSGLSAPAVRAGLMLTFFLVGRLISRRADSYNILAASAFLMLVYNPWFLFDAGFQLSYIAVFFILYLQPRLNSLLTIRNPLLAAPRDWTSVTLAAQAGTTPLCLYVFGKFSLVFLFTNLPLAALSTLLIPLTVAWSLVSVGLGYPVWGQEIIELLCRWILWIVKSFGRIPGASVSFSIGFWEMLVSYGSIGFFLYYLQRRAPYALLVALGCLLIVFVLMLKARFVYAGP
- a CDS encoding DHH family phosphoesterase, translated to MITKIIHEDKIQKAHKYIEKGESFVIVTHVSPDGDAIGSALGLFHFLNAYGKENVSVIVPNDYPNFLKWMPGTKDVTIYEKYPEFSEQLISDADVIFCLDFNDPKRIEKLADPVLKSEARKVLIDHHLHPVEFCNVTMSYPNISSTSEMVFRFICRMGLFDLIDKNAAECIYTGMMTDTGAFTYNSNHPEIYTIIGELIKLGIDKDLIYRRINQVYSEGRLRLMGYVLYEKMKVHHDMQAAMIALSVEELNRFNYQTGDTEGFVNLPLSIEGVSFSVFIREDSDYIKISLRSVGDFPCNEFAAKYFNGGGHKNASGGEFYGTLEDAIKRFEQGLTEFNPNNTEDFIKHK
- the rpe gene encoding ribulose-phosphate 3-epimerase, encoding MNHKIAPSLLSADFLNLQRDVEMINNSDADWLHLDIMDGVFVPNISFGFPVLNALKDVCKKPMDVHLMIVEPQKFINEVAATGAYMMNVHYEACTHLHRTITAIREAGMKAGVTLNPHTPVSLLEDIIQELDMVLLMSVNPGYGGQRFIEHSVEKVKELKKLVDRKGLSTLIEVDGGVNAETGKRLVDAGADVLVAGNYVFKSPDPVETIRQLKAI
- a CDS encoding OmpP1/FadL family transporter, which translates into the protein MKKIVCLVASVLFLSGASAFAQGEMDAYKYSLGDLNGTARYLGMGGAFGALGGDASAMSSNPAGLGIYRSSEVVGTLSLSSIDTKSNWNGNVSKDDKSKLSFDNFSYVGYFPTANESGIMSWNIGLSYNRLKNFNRNYRLSGSQAYSLADYAADISYGIHENDLIYVKDSYDPYNNPNNPWMSVLGYEAGYFGSFPTDRSNYHSGFGTMDATGTIWYADSPQNTTLNVSEKGAVDQYNFAFATNISNSVFLGATLAVTDINYSISSIYDERFEGGDYLYLDNGLTTEGTGYSFNLGAIVRPVDFLRMGVAYNSPTWYKMTDYFHAEAGTDIAQYNPSKMDASTPDKVYADYKLRTPDKWIFSAAAVIGQYGLLSVDYELTNFKGMRLKDVNDREMDANNFIKEDFGTSGLLKVGGEFKVTPQFAVRAGAGWQSSPVKTALKNGDVEVITAGTLPHYTVDKGSDYITVGLGYRFTPNFYADLACVYKTYKEDAFTFSRTFLDNGDIMVDSDAISLKTNTTRVALTLGYKF